DNA sequence from the Cohnella herbarum genome:
GTCCAGCAAATATTCGACTATATCCAGTACAAAGACGGCAACGTATTGCAGCTTACCCTGTACGGAGAAGACGAAGTTCTGGCCTCGACGGACCGCAATTTGATCGGTCAACCCGCCCCGCCAGGACTGCTGCATGCGCTCGAGCTTGAAAAAACGCTCGTCGATCGCATCCGTCACGATGACGACGGCATTCCCAAAGACAAGCTTACGGCACCGCTTAAGGAAGACGGCGTGACCATCGGGGCCATCGAATTGCTCGTGAACACTTCCGAAAGCAGGGAGTTGATTCAAGACCGAATCCAATTCATCATCGGCGTCGGACTATCGATATCCGTGCTCCTGTTGTTCGCATTGTCCCTTATCATCCGCAAATTGCTGATCCGTCCGTTATTGAAAATTCGGGAAGCCGCCATCTCCGTGAAAAAAGGCTCTGCCTACAAGGAGATCGTCCTCGACTCCAGCCAGGAGATTAACGAGGTTGCCTCAGCCTTCAACGAAATGGTTCATAATCTGGAAGGCCGATACAAAGAGCTCCAGCTCGCGCAGAAGCAGCTCGTGGAATCCGAGAAGATGGTCGCGCTAGGCAATCTGGTTGCCGGGGTATCGCATGAGATCAACACGCCGATCGGAATCGGCGTTACGGCGGCCTCGTACATGGACGAGAAGTCCAAAGCTTTCCTAGCCCTGTTCCAAGACGGCAAAATGAAACGGTCGGACCTCGAAGACTATCTCAAGACCGTTCGGGAGACGACTGGGATGATCCAAAGTAATCTATTCCGTGCTTCTGAGCTCATACGAAGCTTCAAGCAAGTCGCCGTGGACCGTTCTATCGATACCAAGCGCAGGTTCATGATGAAGGAATATATCCAGGAAGTCCTTATTAGTCTTCAACCTAATCTGAAGAAAACGAAACATCGGGTTTCGCTAACCGGCAAGGAAGAGCTCTTGCTATTCAGCGATCCCGGCGCAATCTCGCAAATCATCACTAACTTAATCATGAATTCGATTATCCACGCTTACTCGCAGGAAGACGTAGGCCATATCCAGATCGACGTGACCTCTCATCTCAACGAGCTTACATTGCACTATTCGGACGACGGAAAAGGCATGTCCCAGGAAATCGTCGATCAAATTTTCAATCCTTTCTTCACGACGAACCGGGGCGGCGGCGGTACCGGACTAGGCATGCATATCGTCTACAATCTAGTCACGCAGTCTTTGTACGGAACGATTAGATGCGAGAGCACCGTAGGCGAAGGTACGCATTTTATTATCCAAATTCCAATGATGAACGAGGGATGACATAATGGATCGCAATCAACAAGACGATTTCCTTATCTTTGCAGAGGATGAACAAGAAAATATCGCCGGAGCCGGATATGTCAAAGAACGTTGGAAAGTCATTATCGTGGACGATGAAACGGAAGTCCATAACGTTACCCGCATGGTGTTGAGCGACTTCGAGTTCGATGGCAAATCGTTGGAGTTCATTAGCGCATATAACGAAACGGAAGCGCTCCAAGTGATTAAGGACAATCCGGATACGGCCATCATTCTGCTCGACGTCGTTATGGATCAG
Encoded proteins:
- a CDS encoding sensor histidine kinase, which produces MHRKLSLQSRIIILVTTVTVLLMSVIVWFDSYSLQKSVEETYVSQLDGMTTAINGRYEESHSIQDVQQIFDYIQYKDGNVLQLTLYGEDEVLASTDRNLIGQPAPPGLLHALELEKTLVDRIRHDDDGIPKDKLTAPLKEDGVTIGAIELLVNTSESRELIQDRIQFIIGVGLSISVLLLFALSLIIRKLLIRPLLKIREAAISVKKGSAYKEIVLDSSQEINEVASAFNEMVHNLEGRYKELQLAQKQLVESEKMVALGNLVAGVSHEINTPIGIGVTAASYMDEKSKAFLALFQDGKMKRSDLEDYLKTVRETTGMIQSNLFRASELIRSFKQVAVDRSIDTKRRFMMKEYIQEVLISLQPNLKKTKHRVSLTGKEELLLFSDPGAISQIITNLIMNSIIHAYSQEDVGHIQIDVTSHLNELTLHYSDDGKGMSQEIVDQIFNPFFTTNRGGGGTGLGMHIVYNLVTQSLYGTIRCESTVGEGTHFIIQIPMMNEG